Sequence from the Gimesia sp. genome:
GTCCCTCGTATTCAATCACCCGGGGCGTGGCGAATGCTTTTTTGGAATCGCCATTCTTGGTTCCATATTCAATGTCGCGATCTTTTTTCCACACCTCTTTGCCGGTCTCTTTATCCAGCGCGACGATGTACTGGTAATCGTAACCATCATACTGCAGGATCAGCAGGTTCTGGTAAATGATGGGTGACGACCCCGCACCCCGCCAGTGATTGCAGGGATAATCGCGGCGTTCCCAGAGGATATTTCCGTTCTTCGTATCCAGGCAGGCGGTTCCATAGGCACCGTAATGCACATAGATCCGTCCCTCTTCGATGATCGGTGTACTCGAGGCGTGTGAATTACTCGGATCAATATACTGCGGCTTCTCCACATCGAAGATTTTCTTATCGATCAGAATCTTACCTGTGTTGAAATCGACACAGACGACTCCCAGCTCTTTTCCGTCCTTGGTTGAAGTCGTGACCCAGACCTGATCTTTCCAGACCACGGGAGACGACCAGGCCCGCCCGTGAATCGGCGTCTTCCAGACGATATTCTCTTTCTCGCTCCAGGTCGTGGGGAGTCCGGTCGCTTCCGATGTACCATCCGCATGAGGGCCCCGGAACTGGTTCCAGTAAGGTTCCTCAGCCGAGACACGCGCCGGAGCAGTTAGAACCAGAGCCAGCAGGCAGGCAGCGGAAAACAGACATCGTAAGTGGGACGCAGACATTACGGAATCCTGTATCGAAGTAGAAAATCGGGAAGGAGATCGAGATTCGATCGGACGACGAAACGCCGCCATATCGGGG
This genomic interval carries:
- a CDS encoding PQQ-binding-like beta-propeller repeat protein, encoding MSASHLRCLFSAACLLALVLTAPARVSAEEPYWNQFRGPHADGTSEATGLPTTWSEKENIVWKTPIHGRAWSSPVVWKDQVWVTTSTKDGKELGVVCVDFNTGKILIDKKIFDVEKPQYIDPSNSHASSTPIIEEGRIYVHYGAYGTACLDTKNGNILWERRDYPCNHWRGAGSSPIIYQNLLILQYDGYDYQYIVALDKETGKEVWKKDRDIEYGTKNGDSKKAFATPRVIEYEGRVQLISPAAKATVSYNPLTGEEYWKFYYPQHSAANRPLYDGEKIYVGTGFPKAHLYVVNPGGKGNVTDSHVKWVEQKGIPSKPSQLLINGLIYMIDDKGIASCLDAEDSGKLVWKERMDRSSFSASPIYADGKIYAPDREGVTRVFVPGKEYKELAANQLEEGCVASLAVAGKSLILRTEHFLYRIEDQSAEK